In a single window of the Streptomyces sp. HUAS ZL42 genome:
- a CDS encoding ABC transporter ATP-binding protein — protein sequence MASTSLNTEVSDGKTISDEPEPYADLSGTVAASGDELSLRETLMAFRGYVRPHWREIAVASLLLVGAGVLGLLQPLVVEDVLTAYAQGNEVAPGLLKLVALVLAAAVALAVGDFLLLRAAERVVLAGRRGLVRHILRLPMKAMRGQAPGDLLARTAGDTSLLRQIVTQTLVQALTGVVMIVGTLVMMAIVDAVLLAVTVGVIVLLGAVVGVILPRIRRAALRAQESVGLMGSALERALSAFTTVKASGAEEVEAERIDAAARDAYDEGVVLARWGSVAGTTAGLAMQVAFLVVLGVGGARVSSGAISVATLTAFLLYVLYLAQPVMSLTDVGTYFQAARAAVQRLAEVTRLPIEPVDPAPSPLHTTDGRRTSAGDLRFEDVSFTYPGRTDPALDGFSLRIPAAGLTALVGPSGAGKSTALSLIERFYDPDRGRVLLDGRDLRDWDLKDLRAGIGYVEQDAPVMAGTLRDNLAYAAPTATDDELHAALSTTRLLPLLERLGGDLDATIDHHGTSLSGGERQRIAIARALLRRPRLLLLDEATSQLDAVNEAALREVVEDLSTRTTVVVVAHRLSTVRSADRIAVLQDGGLRSVGTHDALLRDDALYAELTSHQLLG from the coding sequence ATGGCAAGCACTTCACTGAACACCGAGGTCTCGGACGGGAAGACGATCTCGGACGAGCCGGAGCCGTACGCGGACCTCTCCGGCACTGTCGCGGCGTCGGGCGACGAGCTCTCCCTGCGGGAGACGCTCATGGCCTTTCGCGGGTATGTGCGCCCGCACTGGCGGGAGATCGCGGTGGCGAGCCTGCTGCTGGTGGGAGCGGGCGTGCTCGGCCTGCTCCAGCCACTCGTGGTGGAGGACGTCCTCACCGCGTACGCACAGGGCAACGAGGTGGCGCCGGGCCTGCTGAAGCTCGTCGCTCTGGTCCTGGCCGCAGCGGTGGCCCTGGCCGTCGGTGACTTCCTGCTGCTGCGTGCGGCCGAGCGCGTGGTGCTCGCCGGGCGCCGCGGGCTGGTGCGTCACATCCTGCGGCTGCCGATGAAGGCCATGCGAGGCCAGGCGCCGGGCGATCTGCTCGCCCGGACCGCGGGCGACACCTCGCTGCTGCGGCAGATCGTCACGCAGACACTGGTGCAGGCCCTCACCGGGGTGGTGATGATCGTCGGCACGCTGGTGATGATGGCGATCGTCGACGCCGTGCTGCTCGCCGTCACCGTCGGTGTGATCGTGCTCCTCGGAGCCGTGGTCGGCGTCATCCTGCCGCGGATCCGGCGTGCGGCGCTGCGGGCGCAGGAGTCGGTCGGGTTGATGGGCTCGGCCCTGGAGCGTGCGCTGAGTGCCTTCACCACGGTCAAGGCCTCCGGAGCGGAGGAGGTCGAGGCCGAACGCATCGACGCGGCGGCGCGGGACGCGTACGACGAGGGTGTCGTCCTCGCCCGCTGGGGCTCGGTGGCGGGTACCACCGCCGGGCTCGCGATGCAGGTGGCCTTTCTCGTCGTACTCGGCGTGGGCGGTGCCCGGGTCAGCAGCGGCGCCATCTCCGTCGCCACGCTCACGGCGTTCCTGCTGTACGTCCTCTATCTCGCGCAGCCGGTCATGTCGCTCACCGATGTCGGCACCTACTTCCAGGCCGCGCGGGCTGCCGTGCAACGCCTGGCCGAGGTCACCCGGCTGCCCATCGAGCCCGTCGACCCGGCCCCTTCACCGCTGCACACGACAGACGGGCGCCGCACGAGCGCAGGCGACCTGCGTTTCGAGGACGTCTCCTTCACCTATCCGGGACGCACCGATCCCGCACTGGACGGCTTCTCTCTCCGGATCCCGGCCGCCGGGCTCACGGCCCTGGTGGGCCCTTCCGGCGCCGGCAAGTCCACCGCGCTGAGCCTCATCGAGCGCTTCTACGACCCGGACCGGGGCCGCGTCCTCCTCGACGGGCGCGATCTGCGCGACTGGGACCTGAAGGACCTGCGGGCCGGCATCGGCTACGTCGAGCAGGACGCCCCGGTGATGGCGGGCACGCTGCGCGACAACCTCGCCTACGCCGCCCCCACCGCGACGGACGACGAGCTGCACGCGGCGCTGTCCACCACCCGCCTCCTGCCGCTGCTGGAACGCCTCGGCGGCGACCTCGACGCCACCATCGACCACCACGGCACCTCACTGTCCGGCGGCGAACGCCAGCGCATCGCCATCGCGCGGGCCCTGCTGCGCCGCCCACGCCTGCTCCTCCTCGACGAGGCGACCTCACAGCTCGACGCGGTGAACGAGGCGGCGCTGCGCGAGGTCGTCGAGGACCTGTCCACGCGGACCACGGTCGTGGTCGTCGCCCACCGGCTGTCGACCGTGCGCTCGGCCGACCGCATCGCCGTGCTCCAGGACGGCGGGCTGCGGTCCGTCGGCACGCACGACGCGCTGCTGCGCGACGACGCCCTGTACGCCGAACTCACCTCGCACCAGCTGCTCGGCTGA
- a CDS encoding alpha/beta fold hydrolase, with translation MARLSKLMRAVLSPPSVSRAKALSLSERLSAVTHLASSLEYLTTDRDRRQGGLNNWEVNREAFSTWSPRLVKVLDFAARPGVTRALHVARVGAAAGLLAPSPRPVRVAANAVLSGTSLLLYPINHYGTDGSDQVSFLVQSVTTVARAGERNPQVVDACLWFVALQSTLSYAVSGWVKVVSPTWRSGRALPGVMRTLTYGDRTAWELARRHPRAAHVVCAGVLALECAFPVVFLAKGRPAPLMLGSAAVFHLANARVMGLGRFLWSFVSMHPAVLYTAGPREHTGAEGRVERRDDALPVLALGMLAAGLGALQAEKVRQNRRVLRGRGDEQEFTASSGNTISYRRTGPDGAADDGTQPVVILENGLVATAEHWEWIVRGLSQRFPVVTYHRAGYGRSTYAGREGDEYGLDTAVDDLVDLIRHTAGDRPVVVAGHSLGGYLALRAADRLPDQILGAGLLDSSHPAELQRSSRQARGAELFSSSLSNMTTSLKLGMGALMTHPDWVDRLPGEVRELLVAQYRDPRMWVAGRREWRAVQEEFTSFDGTMPDPGVPLLVMTAGHTASQDPVQTELHAELAESAPHAAHHIIDNADHDSVLTNRDTAEYVVKLMSDFVADLGEEAARTEKKGDSHGLRPS, from the coding sequence GTGGCACGGTTGTCGAAACTGATGCGTGCCGTCCTGTCGCCGCCGTCCGTGAGCCGGGCCAAGGCCCTGTCACTCAGTGAGCGGCTGAGCGCCGTGACGCACCTCGCGTCGAGTCTGGAGTATCTGACGACCGACCGCGACCGGCGGCAGGGCGGGCTGAACAACTGGGAGGTCAACCGGGAGGCATTCTCGACGTGGTCGCCGCGGCTCGTCAAAGTGCTCGACTTCGCCGCCCGTCCAGGCGTCACCCGCGCGCTGCATGTCGCCCGGGTGGGTGCCGCGGCGGGGCTGTTGGCGCCGTCGCCCCGCCCGGTGCGTGTCGCAGCGAACGCCGTGCTGTCGGGTACCTCTCTGCTGCTGTACCCGATCAACCACTACGGCACCGACGGTTCCGACCAGGTGTCCTTCCTGGTCCAGTCGGTCACCACGGTCGCCCGGGCGGGTGAGCGGAACCCGCAGGTCGTGGACGCCTGCCTGTGGTTCGTCGCATTGCAGTCGACGTTGTCGTACGCCGTGTCCGGCTGGGTCAAGGTGGTCAGCCCGACCTGGCGCAGCGGCCGGGCGCTGCCCGGGGTGATGCGGACCCTGACCTATGGGGACCGGACCGCATGGGAACTGGCGCGCCGTCACCCGCGTGCCGCGCACGTGGTCTGCGCCGGTGTGCTGGCACTGGAGTGCGCGTTCCCGGTCGTGTTCCTCGCCAAGGGGCGGCCGGCTCCGCTGATGTTGGGTTCGGCTGCCGTCTTCCACCTCGCCAACGCCCGGGTGATGGGACTCGGCCGCTTCCTGTGGTCGTTCGTCTCCATGCACCCGGCCGTTCTGTACACCGCGGGTCCGCGCGAGCACACCGGGGCCGAGGGCCGGGTGGAGCGACGCGACGACGCCCTGCCGGTGCTGGCGCTGGGGATGCTGGCAGCCGGACTGGGCGCCCTCCAAGCGGAGAAGGTCCGCCAGAACCGCAGGGTGCTACGGGGCCGGGGCGACGAGCAGGAGTTCACGGCTTCATCCGGGAACACGATCTCCTACCGCCGCACCGGTCCGGACGGTGCGGCCGACGACGGCACACAGCCGGTCGTCATCCTGGAGAACGGACTCGTCGCCACCGCCGAGCACTGGGAGTGGATCGTCCGGGGGCTCTCGCAGCGGTTCCCCGTCGTGACCTACCACCGGGCGGGCTACGGCCGCAGCACCTACGCCGGGCGCGAGGGCGACGAGTACGGCCTCGACACCGCCGTGGACGATCTCGTCGACCTGATCAGGCACACGGCCGGCGACCGCCCGGTCGTTGTGGCCGGCCACTCCCTGGGCGGCTATCTGGCGCTGAGGGCGGCCGACAGGCTCCCGGACCAGATTCTCGGAGCCGGACTGCTCGACTCCAGTCATCCCGCCGAGCTCCAGCGCTCGTCCCGCCAGGCACGGGGCGCGGAGCTGTTCAGCAGCTCGCTCTCGAACATGACCACTTCGCTGAAGCTGGGCATGGGCGCACTGATGACCCACCCCGATTGGGTCGACCGGCTGCCCGGGGAAGTAAGGGAACTGCTGGTGGCGCAATACCGGGACCCGCGGATGTGGGTGGCCGGACGCCGCGAGTGGCGGGCCGTGCAGGAGGAGTTCACATCCTTCGACGGGACGATGCCGGACCCTGGCGTCCCCCTGCTCGTCATGACGGCCGGACACACCGCCTCCCAGGACCCGGTCCAGACCGAACTCCACGCCGAGCTCGCCGAATCGGCTCCGCATGCCGCGCACCACATCATCGACAACGCCGACCACGACTCCGTACTCACGAACAGGGACACGGCCGAGTACGTCGTCAAGCTGATGTCTGACTTCGTCGCGGACCTCGGCGAGGAAGCGGCGAGGACCGAGAAGAAAGGGGATTCCCATGGCCTCCGACCGAGTTGA
- a CDS encoding MASE1 domain-containing protein — protein sequence MTAVARSERLRRYAAEGLWQAAVAAAYYLSAEIGLQQQLVRGQVTPFWPPTGIALVVLLLRGPRVWPGIALGAFLVNVTLGPSILAVLAIAVGNTLAPLFAYLLLRRVGFHTALDRLRDALALVFLGALAGMLISATVGAGVLVASGALAGEDFWPTWSVWWTGDAMGVLIVAPFLLALRGARWPRDAPPLRWAEAAALPAGTAVVTIGATHSSVSLLFLVVPFLIWAAVRFQLAGAAPCVLIASVIAIDAGADGAGPFSGHDLLAQMVILQAFNGTVSLTALLLSAVITERNHTLREIAEACERLTEALSRLAPDETLDHWPPSRPDGRDHRERHRP from the coding sequence ATGACCGCTGTGGCGCGCAGCGAACGGCTCCGGCGGTACGCCGCCGAGGGGCTGTGGCAGGCCGCCGTCGCTGCCGCCTACTACCTCAGCGCCGAGATCGGGCTGCAGCAGCAACTGGTGCGAGGGCAGGTCACGCCGTTCTGGCCACCCACCGGCATCGCCCTGGTCGTCCTGCTGCTGCGGGGCCCTCGCGTGTGGCCGGGTATCGCCCTCGGGGCGTTCCTGGTGAACGTGACGCTCGGGCCGTCGATCCTCGCCGTTCTCGCCATCGCGGTCGGCAACACGCTCGCCCCGCTCTTCGCCTACCTGCTCCTGCGCCGTGTGGGATTCCATACCGCGCTCGACCGGCTGCGGGACGCTCTCGCGCTGGTCTTCCTCGGGGCGCTGGCCGGAATGCTGATCAGCGCGACGGTGGGCGCCGGTGTCCTGGTGGCGTCCGGCGCGCTGGCCGGCGAGGATTTCTGGCCGACCTGGTCCGTGTGGTGGACGGGCGACGCGATGGGGGTCCTGATCGTCGCGCCCTTCCTGCTGGCCCTGCGCGGCGCCCGTTGGCCCCGTGACGCCCCGCCCCTGCGCTGGGCCGAGGCGGCGGCCCTGCCGGCCGGCACGGCAGTGGTCACCATCGGGGCCACGCACAGCTCGGTCAGCCTGCTCTTCCTCGTCGTCCCCTTCCTGATCTGGGCGGCCGTCCGTTTCCAGCTGGCAGGCGCCGCGCCCTGTGTGCTGATCGCGTCCGTGATCGCGATCGACGCGGGCGCCGACGGGGCGGGGCCGTTCTCCGGTCACGATCTCCTGGCCCAGATGGTCATCCTGCAGGCCTTCAACGGCACCGTGTCACTGACGGCCCTGCTGCTCTCGGCGGTCATCACCGAGCGGAACCACACCCTCCGGGAGATCGCGGAGGCCTGCGAGCGACTGACGGAGGCGCTGTCCCGGCTGGCACCGGACGAGACCCTCGACCACTGGCCACCCTCCCGCCCGGACGGACGCGATCACCGGGAGCGCCACCGGCCCTGA
- a CDS encoding M23 family metallopeptidase gives MSGVRDAEDTPQALPAWFRISARVRGIATPVGPAVLISGVMGPSALPSVFTPALASGLWLAGSAVLVLGLALSFLPAAPRVTPRSLGAPVTGRWSAVNSPGTRVPSHRTHAYGQTFAIDLVHEPENGSRPKFGEAPGFRPPEDFPAFGRELVAPCDGRVVTVRDRAKDHRSRSTRQAFAYMILEGMVRELAGPRGVLGNHIILDLGDHTYAVFAHLQRGSAMVRPGQLVHRSQVIGRCGNSGNSSEPHLHFQLMDHPSPLVAAGVPFVFSDVSVDGREPAGGVPADGQTIAATGT, from the coding sequence ATGAGCGGCGTGCGGGATGCGGAGGACACGCCGCAGGCACTGCCGGCATGGTTCCGGATCAGCGCCCGGGTCAGGGGGATCGCCACCCCAGTGGGTCCCGCGGTACTGATCAGCGGCGTGATGGGCCCCTCGGCACTGCCATCCGTGTTCACCCCGGCGCTGGCGTCCGGCCTGTGGCTGGCCGGATCCGCGGTGCTGGTACTGGGGCTGGCGCTGTCCTTCCTGCCGGCTGCACCGCGGGTCACGCCGCGCTCCCTGGGCGCGCCTGTCACCGGTCGCTGGTCTGCTGTCAACAGCCCAGGCACCAGGGTGCCGAGTCATCGCACGCATGCTTATGGCCAGACGTTCGCGATCGACTTGGTACACGAGCCCGAGAACGGTTCACGCCCGAAGTTCGGTGAAGCCCCTGGCTTCCGGCCGCCCGAGGATTTCCCCGCCTTCGGCCGCGAGCTGGTGGCGCCCTGCGACGGGCGGGTCGTGACAGTCCGGGACCGGGCAAAGGACCACCGCAGCCGTTCGACCCGGCAAGCGTTCGCCTACATGATCCTGGAAGGCATGGTCCGGGAACTCGCAGGCCCCCGGGGCGTACTCGGGAACCACATCATCCTGGACCTCGGCGACCACACCTACGCGGTCTTCGCGCACCTCCAACGCGGGTCGGCCATGGTCCGCCCCGGTCAACTGGTCCACCGCAGCCAGGTGATCGGCCGCTGCGGCAACTCCGGCAACTCCAGTGAGCCGCACCTGCACTTCCAGCTGATGGACCATCCCTCCCCACTCGTCGCCGCCGGGGTGCCGTTCGTGTTCTCCGATGTCAGCGTCGACGGCCGGGAGCCCGCTGGGGGTGTCCCCGCCGACGGCCAGACCATTGCGGCAACGGGCACATGA
- a CDS encoding class I SAM-dependent methyltransferase, translating into MSAIQDLGYGRQFADFYHRIFPPGDDTAKWLAGLRPADGTAALELGVGTGRIALPLADQAGEVVGVDSSLEMLGVLRGTLAREPRPVTAVHGDIRTYRSDRRHGLVFCVCGTLSMLLDPAEQQRVLETCALALAPGGAVVIETHNPAFVEAMHEGRLRDTFFIPCGEDAGLQSYSAIDPAQRLWHLSHIWHEGGGTRLASETSRLTTPEEIDAYAERAGLRLEARYGDWQGSPFTGVEPMTICVYRSADRSADPGPDERAGSTASGWEW; encoded by the coding sequence ATGAGTGCTATTCAGGACCTTGGCTACGGACGCCAGTTCGCCGACTTCTACCATCGGATATTCCCGCCGGGGGACGACACGGCGAAATGGCTCGCCGGTCTCCGTCCCGCAGACGGGACGGCGGCGCTGGAACTCGGCGTCGGAACGGGACGCATCGCCCTGCCGTTGGCGGATCAGGCCGGTGAGGTGGTGGGTGTCGATTCCTCCTTGGAGATGCTGGGGGTGCTGCGTGGCACCCTGGCCCGTGAGCCGCGTCCGGTCACCGCTGTGCACGGTGACATCCGGACCTACCGGAGCGATCGCAGGCACGGGCTGGTCTTCTGCGTGTGCGGAACGCTGTCGATGCTGCTCGATCCGGCGGAGCAGCAGCGGGTGCTGGAGACCTGCGCACTGGCTCTCGCACCCGGCGGCGCGGTGGTCATCGAGACGCACAATCCGGCCTTCGTGGAGGCGATGCACGAGGGACGCCTGCGTGACACGTTCTTCATCCCCTGCGGGGAGGACGCCGGTCTGCAGTCGTATTCCGCCATCGACCCGGCCCAGCGGCTGTGGCACCTCTCGCATATCTGGCACGAGGGCGGCGGCACCCGCCTCGCGTCGGAGACCAGCCGGCTGACGACACCGGAAGAGATCGACGCGTACGCCGAGCGCGCCGGCCTGCGCCTGGAGGCGCGTTATGGGGACTGGCAAGGGTCGCCGTTCACCGGCGTCGAGCCGATGACGATCTGCGTGTACCGGAGCGCGGACAGGAGCGCTGACCCGGGTCCCGACGAGCGGGCCGGTTCCACGGCCTCGGGCTGGGAGTGGTGA
- a CDS encoding alpha/beta hydrolase fold domain-containing protein → MSPGPITSSFSTSWAALLEDTRQEQRRNRSPLWRLVKGGTLLVTRVLHTRRRRRHHAVGLLMAGVTALALLAYLPLSRAGATDVKPSDTGVRVVKNITYLTDECPREGMQVQRADAYLPSPPLQSAAPAVILVHGGGFVSGVRNSEWFVNTGTYLASKGWAVFSIDYCMPPRGTAGFPVEVQNVQAALEFFTENASTYRVDPSRIAVWGASAGATLATHAAALTGKGQAEVSVTAAVGWSGAYDFTDFTGSSPGNILTSLNYLGCDPRRTRTCMATAVDASPASHVASTTPPMMLANSVDDPIPLNQLKVMAAALAKADVESKTLVLPGDRHGLDYSSDAFCPTVAFLEKYLSPIPGTCTAP, encoded by the coding sequence GTGAGCCCGGGGCCGATTACGTCGTCCTTCTCCACCTCGTGGGCAGCCCTGCTGGAAGACACGCGGCAGGAGCAAAGGCGGAACCGGTCGCCGCTGTGGCGCCTTGTCAAGGGAGGAACGTTGTTGGTAACGCGAGTTTTGCACACTCGCCGACGGAGGCGGCACCACGCGGTCGGCTTGTTGATGGCGGGGGTGACCGCGCTCGCCCTGCTCGCCTACTTGCCTCTGAGCCGCGCAGGTGCGACGGACGTGAAGCCGAGCGACACCGGTGTCAGGGTCGTCAAGAACATCACCTACCTCACGGACGAGTGTCCGCGCGAGGGTATGCAGGTCCAGCGTGCCGACGCGTATCTGCCGTCGCCGCCGCTGCAGAGTGCTGCGCCTGCGGTGATTCTCGTGCACGGCGGAGGCTTCGTGTCAGGAGTACGGAACTCTGAATGGTTCGTGAATACCGGGACGTATCTGGCGTCGAAGGGCTGGGCTGTCTTCTCCATCGACTACTGCATGCCGCCTCGCGGCACGGCCGGCTTTCCGGTCGAGGTGCAAAACGTCCAGGCCGCCCTCGAGTTCTTCACGGAGAACGCCTCTACCTACCGGGTCGATCCGAGCCGCATCGCGGTCTGGGGCGCATCCGCAGGGGCCACCCTCGCGACCCATGCGGCGGCGTTGACCGGCAAGGGGCAGGCTGAGGTCTCGGTCACGGCCGCGGTCGGATGGTCGGGCGCCTATGACTTCACCGACTTCACCGGTTCCAGCCCGGGGAACATCCTGACGTCCCTCAACTACCTCGGGTGCGACCCGAGAAGGACCCGGACCTGCATGGCCACTGCCGTGGACGCCTCCCCCGCATCCCACGTCGCCTCCACCACCCCGCCCATGATGCTGGCGAACTCGGTCGACGATCCGATCCCACTCAACCAGCTCAAGGTCATGGCAGCCGCCCTGGCAAAGGCCGATGTGGAGTCGAAGACGCTGGTGCTGCCGGGCGACCGACACGGTTTGGACTACAGCTCCGACGCGTTCTGCCCGACAGTCGCCTTCCTGGAGAAGTACCTCAGCCCGATCCCCGGCACCTGCACCGCGCCGTGA
- a CDS encoding BTAD domain-containing putative transcriptional regulator: MRFRVLGHLSADVDGLMLPLGPHKQQLVLAMLLCRPNALVSVDLLTEAVWEGEPPRTARKNLQMYVSALRKLLAEAGEVDRLVHQSGGYLLRLAETNLDSLRFQALARAGREAAASGDFEPAARLLQQARELWAGAAPLPELSSSQPIRAEADRLVSRYLTVCEDWAEAALGLGHAHEVVEAVGDLVEQHPMRERLRAAQMTALHRSGRRTEALGAYEGLRQHLSRELGLSPSPALESLYHSILAEETTGVAFLPGTGPARRSETAESGRSALLPPDTADFTGRKDHVRELREALASGSTVAVTVGPVGAGKTALAVHVAHRLRNEFPGGQIFVRLRENSGKPRSLAALTAELWSSAGLAGSRPGDPERAAALWRAWLAANKALLVLDDAPDESCVRLLLPGTGPSSAIVTARTQLAGLAPAVRVEVPPLSTTEALELLGRVIGLGRMRFDQAAAERIVTACGMLPLAVRAAGLKLAVLRHLPLGEYAARLDDPATALDELSAGDIAVRRHVADQWRHLDASSRSALLRLGPLSALFTLDEAATALRCEKRLALRTVERLIELGVVALPAGEIASADALYAVSYLTRLYAGEMAVQSAMAERV; encoded by the coding sequence GTGCGGTTCCGTGTCCTCGGGCACCTGTCGGCCGATGTCGACGGCCTGATGCTGCCGCTCGGCCCTCACAAGCAGCAGTTGGTCCTCGCGATGCTGCTGTGCCGCCCGAACGCGTTGGTTTCCGTCGACCTGCTGACGGAGGCGGTGTGGGAGGGCGAACCGCCCAGAACCGCGCGCAAGAACCTGCAGATGTATGTCTCGGCGCTGCGCAAGCTCCTGGCCGAAGCGGGGGAAGTGGACCGGCTCGTCCACCAGTCGGGGGGCTATCTGCTCCGGCTGGCCGAGACCAACCTCGACTCCTTGCGGTTCCAGGCCCTGGCCCGGGCCGGGCGTGAGGCCGCCGCGAGCGGTGACTTCGAACCGGCTGCCCGGCTGCTCCAACAAGCACGAGAGCTCTGGGCCGGGGCGGCTCCGTTACCCGAGTTGAGCAGCTCGCAACCCATCAGGGCGGAGGCCGACCGCCTGGTCAGCCGTTACCTGACTGTCTGTGAGGACTGGGCCGAGGCCGCACTCGGGCTCGGGCATGCCCACGAGGTCGTCGAAGCCGTCGGTGACCTCGTGGAGCAGCATCCGATGCGGGAGCGGCTGAGGGCCGCTCAGATGACAGCCCTGCACCGGTCGGGACGCCGCACCGAGGCACTGGGGGCGTACGAGGGGCTGCGGCAGCATCTGTCGCGCGAGCTGGGACTGTCACCGAGCCCGGCGCTGGAGTCGCTGTACCACTCGATCCTGGCCGAGGAGACAACAGGAGTGGCCTTCCTGCCCGGCACCGGGCCGGCCCGCCGGAGCGAAACCGCTGAGTCGGGCAGGTCAGCCCTGCTGCCGCCGGACACTGCCGACTTCACCGGTCGCAAGGACCATGTGCGGGAACTGCGGGAGGCCCTCGCGAGCGGCAGTACGGTCGCTGTCACCGTCGGGCCGGTCGGCGCAGGGAAGACCGCGCTCGCCGTCCATGTCGCACACCGCCTGCGCAACGAGTTCCCCGGCGGGCAGATTTTCGTGCGGCTCCGCGAAAACAGCGGGAAGCCTCGGTCCCTCGCAGCGCTGACGGCCGAGCTGTGGTCGTCCGCCGGCCTGGCCGGGAGCAGGCCCGGGGATCCGGAGCGGGCCGCCGCGCTCTGGCGCGCCTGGCTGGCCGCGAACAAGGCTCTCCTGGTGCTCGACGACGCCCCCGACGAGTCCTGCGTCCGACTGCTGCTGCCGGGTACCGGGCCGAGCTCGGCCATCGTGACCGCCAGGACTCAGCTCGCCGGGCTCGCCCCGGCCGTACGGGTCGAGGTGCCGCCGTTGTCCACGACAGAGGCGCTGGAACTGCTCGGCCGGGTCATCGGCCTGGGCCGGATGCGGTTCGACCAGGCCGCCGCCGAGCGGATCGTCACGGCCTGCGGGATGCTGCCGCTGGCGGTCCGGGCCGCGGGCCTCAAACTCGCGGTGCTGCGGCACCTGCCGCTCGGCGAGTACGCGGCCCGGCTGGACGACCCCGCGACAGCACTGGACGAGCTCTCCGCGGGCGACATCGCGGTGCGACGCCATGTCGCCGACCAGTGGCGGCACTTGGACGCCTCCAGCCGCTCCGCCCTCCTCCGACTCGGACCGTTGTCCGCGCTGTTCACTCTGGACGAGGCCGCCACGGCGCTTCGCTGTGAGAAGAGGCTGGCACTGCGGACGGTAGAACGCCTGATCGAGCTGGGGGTGGTCGCTCTTCCCGCGGGCGAGATCGCCTCAGCCGACGCGCTGTATGCCGTGTCGTACCTGACCCGCCTCTACGCCGGCGAGATGGCGGTCCAGTCGGCGATGGCGGAGCGGGTGTAG
- a CDS encoding phytoene desaturase family protein, whose protein sequence is MSRAANGEVDAVVVGAGPNGLAAAIVLAGAGLEVEVYEATPTIGGGTRTAELTLPGFRHDVCSAAHPMGLASPFFRAFDLAAHGVRMLCPAVSYAHPLDEGRAGLAWRDLDRTVDGLGQDGPAWRSLLGPLVDRWQGLTGAAMSDLRSLPPDLGTAARLALRVVEQGSPLWGARFRGSVAPALLTGVSAHAIAPPRAPVPAGVGLVLAALGHAVGWPIPLGGSQAIADAMAAELRRRGGRIITGRHIDSLSELPRSRAVLLDVTPAGLLRIAGDALPGRYARRLRSYRYGGAVCKVDFALSGPVPWRAHGCELAGTLHLVGSRAEALAAEREVADGRHPERPYVLAVQPGVVDPTRAPVGRHTLYTYAHVPHGSPLDMGEAVIAQVERFAPGFRELVLAHHAIPAAGLPDHNRNYVGGDITGGALSAWQTAMRPAPGRDPYATPLPGVYLCSASTPPGPAVHGMCGLYAARQALRQRFGIPTDPLALVRGPSAGPVHRKASGAGSEVPWE, encoded by the coding sequence ATGAGCCGTGCAGCCAACGGCGAGGTGGATGCCGTCGTCGTCGGCGCCGGGCCGAACGGCCTGGCCGCGGCGATCGTCCTCGCCGGTGCCGGGCTGGAGGTCGAGGTGTACGAGGCCACGCCCACCATCGGTGGCGGCACCCGCACCGCCGAGCTGACCCTGCCCGGTTTCCGCCACGACGTGTGCTCTGCGGCCCACCCCATGGGCCTGGCCTCGCCCTTCTTCCGCGCCTTCGACCTCGCGGCGCACGGGGTGCGGATGCTGTGCCCCGCGGTGTCGTACGCCCACCCCCTCGACGAGGGCCGGGCGGGACTCGCCTGGCGGGACCTGGACCGCACGGTCGACGGACTCGGACAGGACGGACCGGCCTGGCGTTCGCTGCTCGGCCCGCTGGTTGATCGCTGGCAGGGGCTGACAGGCGCCGCCATGTCGGACTTGCGAAGCCTCCCGCCGGACCTCGGCACGGCGGCCCGTCTCGCACTGCGCGTCGTGGAGCAGGGCTCACCGCTGTGGGGGGCGCGCTTCCGCGGATCCGTCGCCCCGGCGCTGCTCACCGGAGTGAGCGCGCACGCCATCGCCCCGCCGCGCGCCCCCGTCCCGGCGGGTGTCGGACTGGTCCTGGCTGCCCTGGGACATGCCGTGGGCTGGCCGATCCCCCTCGGTGGCAGCCAGGCCATCGCGGACGCAATGGCCGCCGAACTGCGCCGCCGCGGCGGGCGGATCATCACCGGTCGGCACATCGACAGCCTCTCCGAGCTGCCACGCTCCCGCGCCGTCCTGCTGGATGTGACCCCGGCCGGACTGCTGCGCATCGCCGGGGACGCGCTCCCCGGCCGGTACGCCCGCCGCCTGCGGTCCTACCGGTACGGCGGGGCCGTCTGCAAGGTCGACTTCGCGCTTTCCGGGCCGGTGCCGTGGAGGGCGCACGGCTGCGAACTCGCGGGCACGCTGCACCTGGTGGGCAGCCGTGCAGAGGCCCTGGCCGCCGAACGCGAGGTCGCCGACGGCCGACACCCCGAGCGTCCCTACGTCCTCGCCGTCCAGCCCGGCGTCGTGGACCCGACCCGCGCACCGGTCGGCCGCCACACCCTGTACACCTACGCGCACGTTCCGCACGGCTCACCCCTGGACATGGGGGAGGCGGTGATCGCGCAGGTGGAACGGTTCGCGCCTGGCTTCCGCGAGCTCGTGCTCGCCCACCATGCCATCCCCGCCGCCGGGCTGCCGGACCACAACCGCAACTACGTCGGTGGCGACATCACAGGCGGCGCACTGTCCGCGTGGCAGACGGCAATGCGCCCGGCGCCGGGCAGGGACCCGTACGCCACCCCGCTCCCCGGCGTGTACCTGTGCTCGGCGTCGACCCCACCGGGCCCGGCCGTCCACGGAATGTGCGGACTGTACGCCGCGCGGCAGGCACTGCGCCAGCGCTTCGGTATCCCCACCGACCCGCTGGCACTGGTACGGGGCCCCTCCGCAGGACCCGTACACCGAAAGGCATCCGGCGCAGGGTCCGAGGTCCCGTGGGAGTAG